AGCTCACCTTCGCGCAGGCCGTGGAGGAACGGAAGCATTTGCCGGCTCCTGCGGCATGTCGGCGGCCGGTGGGACGGCGACGCCGAGCGCCTCGAGCAGGCCCAGGAACGCCCGGGCGAAGGGGTTGTCGGCCGTCCCGGCCGCCACGGCGGACCAGTCGACCTGCTCACGGACCGCCCGCGCGACGGGAAGCACCGCCGTGAAGTCGCATGCGTGCTCCTCCAGGGACCCGAGCTTGTCGGTCATCAACACGGTCGCGGACTGCACCGGCATCCGCACGGACTCGACCTCGATCTCGTCGGCGTCGGCGAAGCGGGAGCGCTCGATCGGCTCGTTGCGCACCCGGAAGATCACGTCGACCATCGCCTCCTCGACGAACACCTTGAACAGCCAGTCCTCCGGCGGCTGCACGACCTCCAGCCCGCTCTCGGCCAGCGCGTCCTCGACGCGGGCGGCGTCCTCCTCGGCGATCATGAAGTCCACGTCGTGCTCGGGCTCCGGGCCTCCCCGGGCCCACAGGCCGTAGCTGCCGGCGAGCGCGAACGGCACGCCGGTCTCCTTCAGCAGCACCGCCACGAGCTTCAGCGCCTCCCGCAGCTGCCCGGAGCGACCGACACCCTCCGCTGCCTCGACCACCCGTCATCACCTCGCGCATCTCCGGGGAGCACGAGGTACCCGGCCGGGTACGGCGCAGTCGGGCGGGTACCTCGGGCGGGATGCGGATCGTGACCTTCAACATCCTGGGCGGTCGCACCCAGCACGACCACGAGGTCGACGTGGGCGTGCTGCAGGACGCGATCCGCGACCTCGACGCGGACGTGCTCGCCCTGCAGGAGGTCGACCACCTGCTCCAGCGCTCCGGGCACGCCGACCTCACCGCGCTCGCCGCCGAGGCGATGGGCGCACCTCACCACCGGTTCGTGGCCGCGCTCGCGGGCAGCCCGGGGGCGACCTGGACGGCGGCCACCGGCGACGAGCAGCCGCACGACGCGGCGTACGGCATCGCGCTGCTGAGCCGCCTCCCGGTCACCGGCTGGCAGGTGGTCCGGCTCCCGGCCGTCACGACGCCGGTCCCGATGTGGTTCGGCGGGCAGCCGCGGCCGACCTGGGTGCGCGACGAGCCTCGGGTCGCGGTGGCCGCCACCGTCGAGGGTGCTGGCGGCGTGCTGACGGTGGCGACGACGCACCTGTCGTTCGTTCGATGGTGGAACGGACACCAGCTGCGGCGGCTGGTGCGGTCGCTGTCCGGCGCCCCACGTCCGCTCCTGCTGACGGGTGACCTCAACATGGGCACCCGGCGCGCGGCTCGGCTGACCGGCCTGCACCCCCTGGGCGGGGAGCCGACCTTCCCGGCCGACCGGCCGGTCGAGCAGCTCGACCACGTCCTCGCCGAGCCCGCCCTCCCGGCGGTCGCCCGGGCGCGCCGGATGCGGCTCTCCGACCACCGGGCCCTGGTGGTCGACGTGGAGCTCGCGGCGTCCCCGCTCAGCCGCTGAGCGGGGATCCGCGCAGCAGGACGTCGAGCGGACGTCCCAGTGCCGCCGGATCGGCCGCCAGGTCGCCCTCCACCACGAGCAGGTCCGCCGCCAGCCCCGGTCGCAGCGCCCCGGTCTCCGCACCGAGACCGCAGGCGTCGGCGGCCCCGGAGGTCCCCGCGGCGAGCGCCTCGTCCAGGGGCCAGCCGGCCGTGGCCAGGTCGAGCACCGCCCGCCACGCGTTGCCGTGCGCCTTCGTCGGCGCGGCACCGGCGTCGACACCCGGCACCACCCGTACGCCGTGGGCGCGCATCCGGCCGACGTCGACGTACCGCTGGGCGAAGAAGGCCTCGATGTCGAGCCCGACGCGGGCCATGATCTCGAGGATCGCCGGCGGTGGTGTCGGCAGCATGGCCAGCACCGCTGGATCGTTGCCCATCGTCGGGTCGACGGCCACGCCCGCCGCCGCGGTGCGCTCGAGCAGGTCGTCGCTGAGCACGGCGCCGTTCTCCGTGACGCCCGTGAAGTGCTCGATGCCGTCGACGCCGGCGTCGAGCGCGACCTCGATCGCGACCACCGAGTGGGCATGCGCGAGCACCGGCAGACCGAGGCCGTAGGCGGTGTCGACCACCAGGCGCAGCGCCTCGACCGCGAACTGCGCACCGATCATGTCGCTGCCCGGGGTGAGGAAGCCACCACCGGCCATGACCTTGACGAGGTCCACGCCGCGCTCGGCGTGCTCGATCACCGCAGCGCGCAGGTCGTCGTCGCTCGCAGCCGCGCCGCCGAGGTAGTGGCAGTGCCCGCCCGGGGTGGTCAGCGGCGGCCCGGAGGCGACGATGCGCGGTGTCCCCGGTCCGGGGGCGTCGCGGAACGGCAGCGTGCGGTAGTCGCGGTCGCCGAGGTCGCGGACCGTCGTGACACCGGCGGCGGCCTGTGCCGCAAGGGACCGGGCGACCTGGGCGTCGATCTCGTCGTCGCCCTGGACCCCGACGCGTTCGAGCGCGCCGACACTGCCGTCGGACACCAGGTGGACGTGGGCATCGACGAGGCCGGGCATCAGCGTTGCGTCGTACGTCGTGACGGGACAGTCGTGCGGCACCGCGAAGTGCGCCGGTTCGACGCCGACGATCCGGTCGCCCTCGACCAGCACCGTCGCTCCCCCGGCGAGGAAGCGGTGACCGTCGAAGGCGCGGGGCGCCCGCCAGGCGTGCATCCGACTAGCCGAAGAACACCTGTGCCTCGGCGTACTCCGCCGGGCTGACCAGCTTGAGCTCACCGGTGCCCTCGACGAGGGGCACCCGGACGATCGACGTACCGCGCAGCGCCACCATCACGCCGTACTCACCGTCAGCGACCGCGTCGATCGCCTGCAGCCCGAACCGGGTGGCGAGCCAGCGGTCGAAGGCGGACGGCGTGCCGCCGCGCTGGATGTGGCCCAGGACGACGGCGCGCGCCTCCTTGCCGGTGCGCTGCTCGATCTCCTGGGCGAGACGATCGCCGATGCCGCCGAGGCGGACATGCCCGAAGGCGTCCCTCTCGCCGCTGACCAGGGTCATGCCGGTGCCGTCGGCCGGGACCGCGCCCTCGGAGACGACGATGATCGGCGAGTACTCGCTGCGGAACCGGGTCTCGACATGTGCGCACACGGCCTCGATGTCGAACGGGGCCTCGGGGATCAGCACCGCGCTCGCTCCCCCGGCGATGCCGGCGTGCAGCGCGATCCAGCCGGCGTGGCGGCCCATCACCTCGACGACGAGCACCCGGTGGTGCGACTCGGCGGTGGTGTGCAGCCGGTCGATCGCCTCGGTGGCGATGTTGACCGCGGTGTCGAAGCCGAAGGTGAAGTCGGTGCCGGAGAGGTCGTTGTCGATCGTCTTCGGTACGCCGACCACCGCGACCCCCAGGTCGGCCAGCCTCGTCGCGACGCCCAGGGTGTCCTCGCCCCCGATCGCGACCAGCGCGTCGACTCCGGCCGCGGCGAGGTTGTCCTTGATCCGCTGCACGCCGTCGTCGATGGCGAACGGGTTGGTCCGCGAGGAGCCGAGGATGGTGCCGCCGCGCGGCAGGATCCCGCGGCACTGCTCGATCCCGAGTGGCACCGTCGCGCCCTCGAGAGGTCCACGCCAGCCGTCACGGAAGCCGACGAACTCGAACCCGTGCTCGTTCACCCCCTTGCGCACCACGGCCCGGATCACGGCGTTCAGGCCCGGGCAGTCACCGCCACCGGTCAGCACTCCGACGCGCATGGCTCCCAACGTACATCGGGTCCGGGCACGGTATCTAGGCTCTGGCCATGACCTTCTCGATCGTGGCCCGCTCCGCCGACGGCGAGTCCTGGGGCGTCGCCGTCGCGTCCAAGTTCCTGGCGGTCGGCTCCGCCGTGCCGGCCGCCGTGGCCGGTGTCGGCGCGCTCGCGACCCAGGCCGACGCCAACGTGGCCTACAAAGGGCTCGCACTGTCCCACCTCGACGAGGGCGCCACCGCACCGGTCGCGCTGCAGCGGCTGCTCGAGGAGGACGAGGGCCGGGCGCACCGCCAGGTCGGCATCGTCGACCTCGACGGCACCGCCGCCTCCCACACGGGCGCCGAGTGCATCCCCTGGGCGGGCGGGCGCACCGGCGACGGGTACGCCGTCCAGGGCAACTGCCTGGCCGGCGAGGAGGTCGTGGCCGCGATGGAGGACGCCTGGCTGGGCGGTGCGGCCGACGCACCGCTCCAGGACCGGCTGATCGCCGCACTGGCTGCCGGCGACGCCGCCGGCGGCGACCGCCGGGGACGGCAGTCCGCCGCGATCCTCGTGGTCCGCGAGGGTGCCGGGTACGGCGGCCTCGACGACGTCGCCGTCGACCTCCGGGTCGACGACCACGAGGCACCGATCGACGAGCTGGTCCGGCTCCTCGACCTGCACGACCTCTACCTGACCGCCTCGACCGAGGAGGAGAGGGTGAGCGTCGACGCTGCCCTGCGCGAGGAGCTCGAGGCGTTCGCCGTGGCCGCCGGGCACCGCGACTTCCACACCTGGGTCAGCACCGAGAACTACGAGATGCGGGTTGCCCCCGACCTGGCGTGGATCGACCGGCGGGTGCTGGCGATCGTTCGGGAGCTCAGCGACTCCTGACCCGCTCCAGCGCCTGATGCGCCGCGTCCCGCTCGGCGGTGGCGGTGCGCAGGTCCGCGCCGGTACCGTCGCGGACCTCCTCGGCCTCGGCCAGCTCCTCCTCGAGCGCCTCGGCCTGCTCCTCGAGGTCGGCCAGGCGGCGGCGCAGCTCGTCGGTCTCGGCCTCCAGCTGGAGCGACCGGGCGGAGAGGCGCTCGACCTCGCCGGCCGCGTCGTCGTGGGCTGCCCGGGCGGCGGCGTACTCCTCCTCGGCGGCGTCCAGCCGATCCTTCGCAGCGGCGACCGCCTTGGCCGCCTTGTCCGGGTCCGGTACGACGTGCAGGTCGGGCGGGCCGGGGCGCGGGGCCTCGCGCGGGGTGGCGCTGAAGCCCAGCGCCTCGGGGAGGGCGACCGCGCGGGCGAGGTCGTCGGCGTCCATCGGCTCGAGCCCGGTGGTGCGCAACGTGCTG
The genomic region above belongs to Nocardioides sp. QY071 and contains:
- a CDS encoding amidohydrolase family protein, with amino-acid sequence MHAWRAPRAFDGHRFLAGGATVLVEGDRIVGVEPAHFAVPHDCPVTTYDATLMPGLVDAHVHLVSDGSVGALERVGVQGDDEIDAQVARSLAAQAAAGVTTVRDLGDRDYRTLPFRDAPGPGTPRIVASGPPLTTPGGHCHYLGGAAASDDDLRAAVIEHAERGVDLVKVMAGGGFLTPGSDMIGAQFAVEALRLVVDTAYGLGLPVLAHAHSVVAIEVALDAGVDGIEHFTGVTENGAVLSDDLLERTAAAGVAVDPTMGNDPAVLAMLPTPPPAILEIMARVGLDIEAFFAQRYVDVGRMRAHGVRVVPGVDAGAAPTKAHGNAWRAVLDLATAGWPLDEALAAGTSGAADACGLGAETGALRPGLAADLLVVEGDLAADPAALGRPLDVLLRGSPLSG
- a CDS encoding 6-phosphofructokinase: MRVGVLTGGGDCPGLNAVIRAVVRKGVNEHGFEFVGFRDGWRGPLEGATVPLGIEQCRGILPRGGTILGSSRTNPFAIDDGVQRIKDNLAAAGVDALVAIGGEDTLGVATRLADLGVAVVGVPKTIDNDLSGTDFTFGFDTAVNIATEAIDRLHTTAESHHRVLVVEVMGRHAGWIALHAGIAGGASAVLIPEAPFDIEAVCAHVETRFRSEYSPIIVVSEGAVPADGTGMTLVSGERDAFGHVRLGGIGDRLAQEIEQRTGKEARAVVLGHIQRGGTPSAFDRWLATRFGLQAIDAVADGEYGVMVALRGTSIVRVPLVEGTGELKLVSPAEYAEAQVFFG
- a CDS encoding DUF1028 domain-containing protein, with product MTFSIVARSADGESWGVAVASKFLAVGSAVPAAVAGVGALATQADANVAYKGLALSHLDEGATAPVALQRLLEEDEGRAHRQVGIVDLDGTAASHTGAECIPWAGGRTGDGYAVQGNCLAGEEVVAAMEDAWLGGAADAPLQDRLIAALAAGDAAGGDRRGRQSAAILVVREGAGYGGLDDVAVDLRVDDHEAPIDELVRLLDLHDLYLTASTEEERVSVDAALREELEAFAVAAGHRDFHTWVSTENYEMRVAPDLAWIDRRVLAIVRELSDS
- a CDS encoding endonuclease/exonuclease/phosphatase family protein is translated as MRIVTFNILGGRTQHDHEVDVGVLQDAIRDLDADVLALQEVDHLLQRSGHADLTALAAEAMGAPHHRFVAALAGSPGATWTAATGDEQPHDAAYGIALLSRLPVTGWQVVRLPAVTTPVPMWFGGQPRPTWVRDEPRVAVAATVEGAGGVLTVATTHLSFVRWWNGHQLRRLVRSLSGAPRPLLLTGDLNMGTRRAARLTGLHPLGGEPTFPADRPVEQLDHVLAEPALPAVARARRMRLSDHRALVVDVELAASPLSR